In a single window of the Candidatus Hydrogenedentota bacterium genome:
- the rsmH gene encoding 16S rRNA (cytosine(1402)-N(4))-methyltransferase RsmH has product MHVPVLPGPALEYLRIRPGGTYVDCTVGFGGHAELICRRLTNGRLIALDRDPLAVERARERLKSFGCAEVVQSNYGDLSRVLSELKVGPVDGVLIDAGVSSMQLDDPRRGFSFQYEGPLDMRQDTTQTTTAREFLATCPERALVRVLRDYGDVRPAQRIAKSIVHRRGNHTMNTTFDLRDAVCEALPFVHGTPDEVRTVFQAIRIAVNDEYAHLEAGIRAGVDALAPEGRIVVISFHSGEDRIVKSVFRDASHASRTFRADGRTDTVTPPRLRVLTPKPITADDEELIANPRAHSAKLRAAERIREDAAA; this is encoded by the coding sequence GTGCACGTCCCCGTTCTCCCCGGCCCGGCGCTCGAGTACTTGCGCATACGGCCCGGCGGGACTTACGTGGACTGTACGGTGGGTTTCGGTGGACACGCCGAACTCATTTGCCGGCGCCTGACGAATGGAAGGTTAATCGCGCTCGATCGCGATCCGCTCGCCGTGGAGCGCGCGCGCGAGCGGCTGAAATCGTTCGGGTGCGCCGAGGTAGTGCAAAGTAACTACGGCGACCTTAGTCGGGTGTTGTCGGAGTTGAAGGTGGGTCCCGTTGACGGCGTCCTCATCGACGCAGGGGTGTCGAGTATGCAGTTGGACGATCCCCGACGCGGGTTCTCGTTTCAGTACGAAGGTCCACTCGATATGCGCCAGGACACGACGCAGACGACAACCGCGCGCGAGTTTCTCGCCACGTGCCCCGAGCGGGCGCTTGTCCGCGTCTTGCGCGACTACGGCGACGTGAGGCCCGCGCAGCGCATCGCGAAATCGATCGTTCACCGGCGCGGGAACCATACGATGAATACAACGTTCGATTTGCGCGATGCCGTGTGCGAGGCGCTGCCGTTTGTTCACGGCACGCCCGACGAGGTCCGCACCGTGTTTCAGGCCATACGCATTGCCGTAAACGACGAATACGCGCACCTCGAAGCCGGAATCCGCGCGGGCGTCGACGCGCTCGCACCGGAAGGACGAATCGTCGTAATCTCGTTCCATTCCGGAGAAGACCGAATCGTAAAAAGCGTTTTCCGTGACGCGTCGCACGCGTCGCGCACGTTTCGCGCGGACGGACGCACGGACACGGTGACCCCCCCGCGCTTGCGCGTACTCACGCCGAAGCCCATTACCGCGGACGACGAAGAGTTGATCGCGAATCCGCGCGCGCACAGTGCGAAGCTGCGCGCGGCCGAACGCATCCGCGAGGATGCCGCAGCATGA
- a CDS encoding STAS domain-containing protein: MKIERKDIGTVTVLRLAGDIDEGGVDALRTSMYECLAEGRHQLIMNLSGVRFISYMGVGVLVERLRKLRALSGDLKLVGMNLYAQRLFRMVGVSSLFDSFESETQAIGQFQEAA, encoded by the coding sequence ATGAAAATCGAGCGGAAGGACATTGGGACGGTCACGGTGCTGCGGTTGGCGGGAGACATTGACGAAGGCGGCGTGGACGCGCTGCGCACATCCATGTACGAATGCCTTGCGGAAGGCCGGCACCAGCTCATCATGAACCTGAGCGGCGTGCGCTTCATCAGCTACATGGGCGTTGGCGTCCTTGTCGAGCGATTGCGCAAACTGCGCGCCTTAAGCGGCGACCTGAAGCTCGTGGGCATGAACCTTTACGCACAGCGGTTGTTCCGCATGGTCGGCGTGAGTTCGTTGTTCGATTCGTTCGAGAGCGAGACGCAGGCGATCGGCCAATTCCAGGAAGCGGCCTAA
- a CDS encoding ThuA domain-containing protein → MIGLALLVMAFADAESEAEVAVPPVRALIVTGGHDFERPQFFAMFDSMSGITWKEVVHPEANKQFTPEAAREYDVIVLYDMWQDITDEQKQQFVQRVKDDGKGLVALHHCLVSYQKWPEFRVMIGGQFTFDVVEIDGKKYGPNTFDHDQSFRVQIVDPADPVTKGMTDFDLVDETYGGYYVANDVKPLLKVDHPKSAPIIGWSKTYGKGRVVYLQSGHDHTSFDHKDFRALVRNALLWTAAKSEK, encoded by the coding sequence ATGATAGGATTAGCTCTCTTGGTGATGGCATTCGCCGACGCCGAATCAGAAGCGGAAGTTGCAGTTCCGCCGGTACGCGCGCTCATCGTTACCGGCGGCCACGATTTCGAGCGGCCGCAGTTCTTCGCCATGTTCGACAGCATGTCCGGCATTACGTGGAAAGAGGTTGTCCACCCCGAGGCGAACAAGCAATTCACCCCGGAAGCCGCGCGGGAGTACGACGTCATCGTGTTGTACGACATGTGGCAGGACATAACGGACGAACAAAAGCAGCAGTTCGTACAGCGCGTGAAAGACGACGGAAAAGGGCTCGTCGCATTGCACCACTGTCTGGTCAGTTACCAGAAATGGCCGGAGTTCCGCGTGATGATTGGGGGACAGTTCACCTTCGATGTCGTCGAAATCGACGGCAAGAAATATGGGCCAAACACCTTTGATCATGACCAGAGTTTTCGCGTGCAGATTGTGGACCCGGCCGATCCGGTCACGAAGGGAATGACGGATTTCGATCTTGTAGACGAAACGTACGGTGGGTACTACGTCGCGAACGACGTGAAGCCGTTGCTGAAAGTCGATCACCCCAAGAGTGCCCCGATCATCGGCTGGTCGAAAACTTATGGGAAGGGGCGGGTCGTCTACCTCCAGTCCGGGCACGACCACACGTCGTTTGACCACAAAGACTTTCGGGCGCTGGTGCGAAATGCGCTTCTGTGGACCGCGGCTAAATCGGAAAAGTAA